A portion of the Acidobacteriaceae bacterium genome contains these proteins:
- a CDS encoding M1 family metallopeptidase: protein MRSCLPLALLVFACSPVFAQRLPGNALPEHYTLHLTPHLNSATFTGEETVALHLQSASSDVTLNAVDLQLTDISASAAKGSSEPGSVTYDTVKQQATLHFARPLPAGDVTLSLHFAGTLDNKLRGFYLSKTKTRSYAITQFEPTDARRAFPVFDEPAMKATFDLSLTVDTGDSVISNTNVLSDLPAAEGTHTVTFARTPRMSSYLLAFQVGDWACRDGEAEGVAIRVCSTPDKFAYTGYALKAAEHFLGYYNHYFGVKYPLPKLDLIGVPDFEAGAMENWGCITYRESSLLVDAKTAPASDLDNVALTVAHEMAHQWFGDLVTMKWWDNVWLNEGFATWMEYKAVAEWKPERAILEDRGFDLNRTMDVDATPSTRAIRARAETPGEITQQFDVISYGKAGAVLDMMEHYVGPEAFRKGVSAYIQKHEYANATAEDFWDQLAESSGKPADKVMSSYIDQPGMPLLTITSAGPGRVTLSQQRLIVGQQASPSDALWSIPVCFTGVPCQRFGKRSETIARPASINANADGLGFYRTQYSPDLLAEIIASAPSLKPTERINLLGDRLSLMRAGVANIGDLLDLVGALRDERDPQVFAQMLQVLQVVEGRVADPVQDQKVRQWSVRTFAPEYEKLGPLPAHPTEQQSLLHAVFFDLLTSAGDPNVLTEAKALAERSLDGDKSVDPELAEAAITATARRADADFYDKVFAVAESATDPTRKTAALYDLPYFSNPQLVARTLDYAVSGKVRSQDAWVMLVLQMQRTSTRHQAWAFIKGHWDQVMALSTMFSGPQIISSTSGFCSEADKQDVEQFFATHHVQAANQALPRAMHGIESCIQIRQQQNASLDLWLAKH, encoded by the coding sequence ATGCGCTCTTGTCTGCCGCTCGCTCTTCTTGTGTTCGCGTGCTCGCCTGTTTTTGCCCAGCGTCTGCCCGGGAATGCTCTCCCCGAGCATTACACCCTGCACCTCACGCCTCACTTGAACTCCGCGACGTTCACCGGCGAAGAGACGGTCGCTCTGCATCTGCAATCTGCTTCCAGCGACGTCACGCTGAACGCTGTCGATCTGCAACTGACGGATATCTCTGCCAGCGCCGCAAAGGGCAGCTCGGAACCGGGAAGTGTCACCTATGACACGGTAAAGCAGCAGGCAACGCTGCACTTCGCCAGGCCGCTTCCAGCAGGAGATGTAACTCTCTCACTGCACTTCGCCGGGACGCTCGACAATAAGCTGCGCGGCTTCTATCTCTCGAAGACAAAGACCCGCAGCTACGCCATCACGCAGTTTGAACCAACCGACGCGCGCCGCGCCTTTCCTGTCTTCGACGAACCGGCCATGAAAGCCACCTTTGACCTGTCTCTTACCGTCGACACCGGGGACAGTGTCATCTCCAACACAAACGTACTCAGCGACCTTCCCGCCGCAGAGGGAACGCACACCGTCACCTTTGCCCGGACACCGCGCATGAGCAGTTACCTGCTCGCGTTTCAGGTTGGAGACTGGGCCTGTCGCGACGGAGAGGCGGAAGGCGTGGCGATCCGCGTTTGCTCGACGCCGGACAAGTTCGCCTACACTGGCTATGCGCTCAAAGCTGCCGAGCACTTTCTCGGCTACTACAACCACTACTTCGGCGTGAAGTACCCTCTGCCCAAGCTCGATCTCATCGGCGTTCCCGACTTTGAAGCCGGAGCCATGGAGAACTGGGGCTGCATCACCTATCGCGAGTCGTCACTACTGGTCGATGCAAAGACCGCACCCGCCAGCGACCTCGACAACGTGGCCCTGACCGTCGCGCATGAGATGGCGCACCAGTGGTTCGGCGACCTCGTCACCATGAAGTGGTGGGACAACGTCTGGCTCAACGAAGGCTTCGCCACATGGATGGAGTACAAGGCCGTGGCCGAGTGGAAGCCAGAGCGCGCCATCCTCGAAGATCGTGGCTTTGATCTGAACCGCACGATGGATGTGGACGCCACCCCGTCAACCAGGGCGATTCGAGCCAGGGCCGAGACGCCCGGCGAAATTACGCAGCAGTTCGACGTCATCAGTTACGGCAAGGCTGGCGCGGTACTCGACATGATGGAGCATTACGTCGGCCCCGAAGCGTTTCGCAAGGGTGTCTCCGCCTACATCCAGAAGCATGAGTACGCGAACGCAACAGCCGAAGACTTTTGGGACCAATTGGCCGAAAGCAGCGGCAAGCCTGCGGACAAAGTCATGTCCAGCTACATCGACCAACCGGGAATGCCGTTGCTGACCATCACGTCGGCTGGTCCCGGCCGTGTGACGCTCTCGCAGCAACGCCTTATCGTTGGCCAGCAGGCCTCGCCGTCAGACGCCTTATGGTCCATTCCGGTATGCTTCACGGGCGTTCCTTGCCAACGCTTCGGCAAGCGCTCAGAGACCATCGCACGACCTGCTTCCATCAATGCCAACGCCGACGGTCTTGGCTTCTATCGAACGCAGTACTCGCCTGATCTATTGGCCGAGATAATCGCATCCGCCCCCTCTCTCAAGCCTACAGAGCGCATCAACCTGCTCGGCGATCGGCTCTCGCTGATGCGTGCCGGTGTAGCGAACATCGGCGATCTGCTGGACCTCGTTGGTGCCCTGCGTGACGAGCGCGATCCGCAGGTCTTCGCGCAGATGCTACAGGTGCTGCAGGTTGTTGAAGGTCGCGTGGCCGACCCCGTGCAGGACCAGAAGGTCCGTCAATGGTCGGTGCGAACCTTTGCGCCGGAGTACGAAAAGCTTGGGCCACTTCCGGCCCATCCGACCGAGCAGCAGTCGCTTCTTCACGCCGTCTTCTTCGACCTCCTTACCTCCGCAGGTGATCCCAACGTGCTTACAGAGGCGAAGGCCCTCGCCGAACGTTCGCTGGATGGCGATAAGAGCGTTGACCCTGAACTGGCCGAGGCCGCGATCACCGCAACCGCTCGCCGTGCGGACGCGGACTTCTACGACAAGGTCTTTGCCGTCGCAGAGAGCGCCACCGACCCAACCAGGAAGACGGCTGCGCTTTACGATCTGCCGTACTTCTCCAACCCGCAGTTGGTCGCACGCACACTGGACTACGCCGTCAGCGGAAAGGTTCGCTCACAGGACGCATGGGTCATGCTGGTGCTGCAGATGCAGCGCACCTCCACCCGTCATCAGGCGTGGGCTTTCATCAAGGGCCATTGGGATCAGGTGATGGCGCTCTCTACGATGTTCAGCGGGCCTCAGATCATCTCGTCGACAAGCGGCTTCTGCAGCGAAGCCGATAAGCAGGATGTGGAGCAGTTCTTCGCCACACATCATGTCCAGGCGGCGAATCAGGCGCTCCCCCGGGCCATGCATGGCATCGAAAGCTGCATCCAGATTCGGCAGCAGCAGAACGCCTCGCTGGATCTCTGGCTCGCAAAGCACTAA